The proteins below come from a single Oncorhynchus tshawytscha isolate Ot180627B linkage group LG22, Otsh_v2.0, whole genome shotgun sequence genomic window:
- the LOC112221968 gene encoding 40S ribosomal protein S10: MLMPKKNRIAIYELLFKEGVMVAKKDVHLAKHPELADRNVPNLHVMKAMQSLKSTGYVKEQFAWRHFYWYLTNEGIQYLRDFLHLPPEIVPATLRRQMRPETARPRPKGMEGERGERPARFNREGGDRDNYRRSAAPPGADKKAEAGAGAATEFQFRGGFGRGRGQQPPQE; this comes from the exons ATGCTGATGCCCAAGAAGAATCGTATAGCCATCTACGAGCTACTCTTCAAGGAGGGGGTGATGGTGGCCAAAAAGGATGTGCATCTGGCTAAGCACCCGGAGCTGGCAGATAGGAATGTGCCCAACCTACACGTAATGAAGGCCATGCAG TCTCTGAAGTCAACTGGGTACGTGAAGGAGCAGTTTGCCTGGCGCCACTTCTACTGGTACCTGACCAATGAGGGCATCCAGTACCTGAGGGACTTCCTGCATCTGCCCCCAGAGATTGTTCCCGCCACTCTGCGTCGTCAGATGCGCCCTGAGACCGCCCGGCCCAGGCCTAAAG gtatggagggtgagagaggtgagCGGCCAGCTAGGTTTAACCGTGAAGGAGGAGACCGAGACAACTACAGACGTTCTGCTGCACCAC CTGGTGCAGACAAGAAGGCTGAAGCAGGCGCTGGTGCAGCTACTGAGTTCCAATTC AGAGGCGGATTTGGACGTGGCAGAGGACAGCAACCACCACAGGAGTAA